In Glycine soja cultivar W05 chromosome 10, ASM419377v2, whole genome shotgun sequence, the genomic stretch tttttttttctaatttgttgGTCCTAAACAGGAACCTTAAACCAACATATAGATATGAAAATTCTGCAAGAAAAGATTTGATGGTTGAACTCAAGGAAATTATAACTCATCATCCTCTTTTACGTGGAAAACTAAAATTTCCGATCATTGAAAGTCATACGCTATGGTATATTCTCAATGAAAGGTTTCACTCTATTTTCCTAATTTCATAATTTGAAGTTCATATGCTACACTTCATTCATGTTTGCCTTGCCTTCACATTTTCAAAGGTTTAAACATTGTGCTACCgcacaaattatttatatattatttttactactATTCTTGATTTGTGGATATGCATTAATATTTTTGCTACACGTAAAACTTATAGACTGTTCTATTTATTAGCTTAAAATTTGAGTGGCTTCAAAATCATAATCAAGAACTAAACCTTTCAATGCACCATTGTAATTCAGAAGCATCTACATCAGCTCCAAAAAATTTAGGTATaggctttaatatttttgttaggcaatcaatttgatGCTTGTTTATCATTGGTTATTACATCCTGCAATTTTGTATGGGAAAAGAAAACTCAATGCAAATTTTGTTTCCGTGTcctatgtttttctttctttaatctttatattgAGATCATGCTTGTTGCTTTTATTTTGCTACTTACAATgatgtttttgttattatatttaacctaatgttattgttaaaaataatgatgttaattttatattttacttaataTATGTCAGTGTCACACATTTGCCTTACGCAGACTTTGACAACTATAATGTCTCCACCACCTATAGTAACATCTCTTGCCTACTATCCCAGAGATAACATATTTGGTATTTGTTTGGATGACTCtactatatatacttatatatcatGTCCGTCAAACTGAGGtatatcttttcattccttCTAGAAAGGCATGTAACATCACATGTTTAAATTAATGGTACTAAAGCtagtttttatttctatattataCATTTATGCCAGGTTCTATTCAAGCTTCAGCATCACTCTACAAGAGGTGCTCTAGTCTTCTCATATCCTTAAAATATTCTTGTATCTGGAGATGCAAACGCCcaagttaataatttaatattaataatcattCCATGCATGAATCATGGCAACGAACACAACTACTTTGTAGAATTAGCTTACCTTTTATATTGGTCGATATGAAACCATTTCAGctacatttaataatataaataacttaataattgaactgaaaatgtattttatttaggTAATGTATTTTGGCTTTCTGTCATGAACCTTTTCAGTCTAGctgtttattattattcattttcaataggattatgttatttatattgtttaaataaagaaataagcaTAAATGTGGGTGCAAATATGGTTGGGTAGCTATAATCAATTTctagtcatttaaaaaaaacaatttttaagacAATTCGATCATTgtattttctaagacggttttcggATAAAACATCGTagaatcctcaatttttttttaaaataatattctaaGACTATTTTTGTGctaaaccatcttagaattatcaatttttttatttattttttttaaaattctaagacAGCTCCAGAACAAGACTTTTCACGACAGTGACTTCAACGACGGTTGAAAACCAAAGCCCCTCAAAATTGTGTAAAAAACATTCTTTTAAGTAGTGAAAAAATATTACACTTTATTTAGAGTTGTACAAATCTTTTAAATTAGTAGGAAAATGATCATTAAGAGTTTACTAATTACTACTAGTCTTGGGACCTGTTCCATAAATCCAGATTGCAAATtcatgtattttctcttttaactatattttcctgttaataaataactatttcTCTTCTGCTTTGTAATTGATGAATACAGTTTCTTGTTTGCAAACTATGCATAAAAAAACCTTAGCCTACAATCTTGACAGTGATGGTTCCCAGGATTCCTTATCTAACGGTCACCCAACTTCCTTTTTTTTACTTCCTCTTCTCCATAACCTACCTTGCTTTCTTCGTGTTCCGCCTATACTTATGTTACACCAACAAATGCTCCATTCACCATTTTCCCCTCTTGGTGGAGTGTTGCTTATCACAAAAGCTCTTAACCTAATATGCGTCGCAAAGGATACCCATTACATGAAGGTCATAGGCCTCCCTTATGGTGTTGATGATTGTGATCCCACTCCAAGCTTGGTCCAATTTGGCTTCTATTGTGATTGGCAAGACCAGCAAGGACGGGTCCTGTGTCAAACGAGGGaacagaattttttttacacaattgtttaaatattgaactctaataaatacttattgaataaataaaacaatatttattgttaattttaagtGTAAAACTAAGGATAAGTTCCATTAGTAgaagaaaattaagtaaatattaactaaaaaatctGAGATGAGTCATTaattgtaaaacaaaaaaagagagtaaacTGGTAGTAAAGATGGAAAATGTGAGAAAATATTACGTATAAAGAAAAGTATACATATAGTGTTCCAAATTTGTCCTTATCTCTATTAATAACTGTATTTTCGTTAGgggaaaataacttttttctttctgctTGCAATTTGAggaatatattttgatttcctttgtaaTTGTTGAATATCATCTCTGTTTTGGATTTGTTCAAGTACCTAGTCTCACAATGTTATATTCATTGATGTTGTCTTGAATTAGAAATACCACAAGTATGTTCTCAATTCTCCTTATACCCATGTATTATATTCTTTTCATTACAGGCTTCGTCTCATTTCTTTGTTAATTGTTACTTGCTACGTAATAtgttctcttccattttttaatcatcatttacaacttttttatttatttagtgtaCTTAATCAGTCAATCTTTGTATCTATTTATAATCaaactctcatttttttttccttgctatTTCTTTTGTGTTTTACCTACCTacataaatgatataatttgaTCATGCCATTATGTATTTTCTTCTGCTAATAATGTACTTTAAACCATGTACTGTCAGTTTTTTACAGCACCCAAGACTGTATTTCTTAACATTAATACTAGATGTTCATCATGCGGTTCCTCACAGTGATagtttcttaaatataaaactttCATTTGTCAAAGCCAAATAAAAAACCACATTTATAACACGCAATAGAAACAAGGCAACTACCGTAGCAATCTATCATCTGCTGTAATAAAATGTTAGACaggaagaaaatcataaaacaaGGTAAAAACTGAATAATTTGTAAAGCATCTACACCTAAAGAGTTTAAGCATGGACTTTACTAATCACGTCAgcagaataaaataattgtatatttCAGACACATTCACCATGTTGatgatttcttaaaaatattcatccaAGTTAAATAAGAAACCACCTACAATAAACCATAAACAAGGCAATCAAAATCTAACACCCTATAATTTGTTGTAAGAAGAGAGCATCAGCTAGAAAgggaaacagaaaatgaaataaaattgaataatatgtAAAAGCATTTACCTAAATAGTTAAGTAAAGAACCATGATACAACTTTTTCGACAACAAAACTCTGATTAGTGGAGAGTTTTGAAGTAGGTACTCCACTGCCTTGTTTACTTCTTCATCAGATATCACTCTGAATCGATTTGTTACAAATTTCAATGATTCCAATCTAACAAAGCACAGAGGTTGACTTCCCATTGTAGCAAGATTTGATAGATCCTACTCAATTAGAGTTAATTGAAGACATATTGTAATGGATTTAGTGAAATGCTAAATGCAAGAATGAGTATAGTGAAAAAACTTTGACATAATAATCCAGACATCTCATGAgccttatgaaaataaatagagcataaaacaaataaaagtgaCTTACTTTTAATATTAGCTTAAGCGTCTCATATGAAAGTGTCAATATCTTTACATTAGTGAAAACTTGCAGCCAGCCTATGAGAACTGGATGAGATATATCAGTAGCGATGTCAATAGTTCCTTCTTCAAGACATGAAAGATTACATGTAGAGGAGAGTGGTTGAATACTCAAACTTGAAGCCCCAAAAATACAGACTGTGAGAGAACTAAGATTTGGAGTAGAAAGCACAACTTTGTGTTGAAAGGTGTCCCGTATCTTCAGGTTGTTCAGCTTCAAACTGGAAAGGTTAGAATTAGATATGAAGAGTATTTTTGCATCATTGTGCAAAAAGCAATCATTAAGGACCAAAGTATTCAACAAGTTGCAGGTTGTAAAGGGCTCAGCACAGACATTGTCAGTTGCAGTAAAAAGGACACGGGAGAGACGTAAGGTTTTCAATGCTGGCAACTGCAGGGATTTTGGAAGTTCCAAAGGAGGCCAACAAGATATATTGTGAAGCTCAAGATATGTCAAAGACTGACAGGAAAAAATGATAGGGTCAAGATAAGTGGATATTTTTCCATAATAGAAAGGAATATACATAGTCAACTGTTGGACATTGTGCAACACAGCATATTTCATGATCCTATTCAGCAGTTGAGACCctattgattcaaagatgtctAAACGAACGTTAATAAGTGAAATGGAACCATCCCGACAAGACAGAACCTGAGATACAAACTTGTTAAAATTGACAACCCTTCTTTCATTAAACAAGCTAGATTGATAGAAAGAGAGAGTGGTAAGATGTTTCCAGAGGTCCTTCCATCGTTTGGACAAGATACAAGTTCTAAGTGCATCTTTTGtgtaaataaaattcattatatggaGCAGAACAAAATCAGGTAACTCACTCAGCCTATCCCTCTCTTCTTCACTTGTCCTCTCTATCTTCGGCTCTGTTGTCAACTTCCCCTtagtttcttttccttcttccatTGATACCAGCTGACTGATAAAAGACAGATTTTCTTTTTGAGCAAAAACAATGTTAGCATGCAATGGAAAACCTTGGGGAAGTGATTAAAAGAGTTGGTGAGGGAAAAACTATAAATAGTTGTTATACATGGCAAAGgaatatttgataataaatcccaaattaaaaaaaaaaattggtgaaaagaaaaggagaaaaaagttATACCTATGGTGTGGGGATGCACAGCCACCCAAATGTGCTTCCACCAGCGAAGAGAAATGAGACTTgggattgataaaaaaaattattaaaaattagtagTATAACTGATAATAACTGATTATCTACTGTTTTCAGAATTTAAAAATGGAACCACGCTGGCCTTTGAAAACTCCATGTAATAATGGAATAAAATATATGGAACGCTTCCAGATTTTAAACAAGCGACCCTTTGGAACTTTCAAAAGTTTAATGGGtgataattttatgtttttggaaCAAGTAACTTTATGATAGCTGGAAAGTTTACCGGGTGattaaacaagtttttggcaTGTCGCATCTATCATTTTCCCAAAACCCATTCAATAGCTTCAGACGGCATTTTTCCAAAACTAGAAACCGAACCTGTACAAATTTAAAGCACGGGCAgtgaaataaaaacaattattttaatttcaattaaaaaataaacaattgcaCAATGCAGAAGAAGAGAGATAAAATGCATGGTAAAAAGGTTGATATAAAATGTTGATACTTGTACTATCCTTGGACAAATTTTATATAGTTGTaggtatatataataataaaaataaataattattgcaTTATATTAGCACAAAATATGGACTTCAGGCCTGTACTTGAAAATTACCAATATATATAGTTGGATGtaacttattttgaaatatgtgACTGTTACttgaagttaaaataaaatgttgtagtgatttataatatttgaaggTAATCTCCATAAAAAAAGATGACActgaatgaaattatttcttttgtacTAGTTATCGATTATAGATTAttatagaagagaaaaaaaacattatggtGGGTtgtttttgagagaaaaagaaaacaccaAGCATCAAGTGAAATGAGATtaccattattttttcttaacattttttttaagtccTGACCTAAAAAGTATTTCTAAAAATGTAACCATGTGTGTCTGGCTTGTGAAGTTTGTTGCATTGTGCAGTGTGTGAATGGG encodes the following:
- the LOC114370666 gene encoding uncharacterized protein LOC114370666 isoform X6; amino-acid sequence: MPKTCLITRLKLNNLKIRDTFQHKVVLSTPNLSSLTVCIFGASSLSIQPLSSTCNLSCLEEGTIDIATDISHPVLIGWLQVFTNVKILTLSYETLKLILKDLSNLATMGSQPLCFVRLESLKFVTNRFRVISDEEVNKAVEYLLQNSPLIRVLLSKKLYHGSLLNYLGPVLAGLANHNRSQIGPSLEWDHNHQHHKGGL
- the LOC114370666 gene encoding F-box/LRR-repeat protein At1g55660-like isoform X2; this translates as MRHAKNLFNHPSHFSSLVEAHLGGCASPHHSQLVSMEEGKETKGKLTTEPKIERTSEEERDRLSELPDFVLLHIMNFIYTKDALRTCILSKRWKDLWKHLTTLSFYQSSLFNERRVVNFNKFVSQVLSCRDGSISLINVRLDIFESIGSQLLNRIMKYAVLHNVQQLTMYIPFYYGKISTYLDPIIFSCQSLTYLELHNISCWPPLELPKSLQLPALKTLRLSRVLFTATDNVCAEPFTTCNLLNTLVLNDCFLHNDAKILFISNSNLSSLKLNNLKIRDTFQHKVVLSTPNLSSLTVCIFGASSLSIQPLSSTCNLSCLEEGTIDIATDISHPVLIGWLQVFTNVKILTLSYETLKLILKDLSNLATMGSQPLCFVRLESLKFVTNRFRVISDEEVNKAVEYLLQNSPLIRVLLSKKLYHGSLLNYLGPVLAGLANHNRSQIGPSLEWDHNHQHHKGGL
- the LOC114370666 gene encoding F-box/LRR-repeat protein At1g55660-like isoform X1, whose product is MPKTCLITRLISLRWWKHIWVAVHPHTIENLSFISQLVSMEEGKETKGKLTTEPKIERTSEEERDRLSELPDFVLLHIMNFIYTKDALRTCILSKRWKDLWKHLTTLSFYQSSLFNERRVVNFNKFVSQVLSCRDGSISLINVRLDIFESIGSQLLNRIMKYAVLHNVQQLTMYIPFYYGKISTYLDPIIFSCQSLTYLELHNISCWPPLELPKSLQLPALKTLRLSRVLFTATDNVCAEPFTTCNLLNTLVLNDCFLHNDAKILFISNSNLSSLKLNNLKIRDTFQHKVVLSTPNLSSLTVCIFGASSLSIQPLSSTCNLSCLEEGTIDIATDISHPVLIGWLQVFTNVKILTLSYETLKLILKDLSNLATMGSQPLCFVRLESLKFVTNRFRVISDEEVNKAVEYLLQNSPLIRVLLSKKLYHGSLLNYLGPVLAGLANHNRSQIGPSLEWDHNHQHHKGGL
- the LOC114370666 gene encoding uncharacterized protein LOC114370666 isoform X5; the encoded protein is MRHAKNLFNHPSHFSSLVEAHLGGCASPHHSLKLNNLKIRDTFQHKVVLSTPNLSSLTVCIFGASSLSIQPLSSTCNLSCLEEGTIDIATDISHPVLIGWLQVFTNVKILTLSYETLKLILKDLSNLATMGSQPLCFVRLESLKFVTNRFRVISDEEVNKAVEYLLQNSPLIRVLLSKKLYHGSLLNYLGPVLAGLANHNRSQIGPSLEWDHNHQHHKGGL
- the LOC114370666 gene encoding uncharacterized protein LOC114370666 isoform X4, which codes for MRQPAVARRKRIDRGGEIEAFRKGGGSDFRDSSIVFAMRLQQRFGTNLKLNNLKIRDTFQHKVVLSTPNLSSLTVCIFGASSLSIQPLSSTCNLSCLEEGTIDIATDISHPVLIGWLQVFTNVKILTLSYETLKLILKDLSNLATMGSQPLCFVRLESLKFVTNRFRVISDEEVNKAVEYLLQNSPLIRVLLSKKLYHGSLLNYLGPVLAGLANHNRSQIGPSLEWDHNHQHHKGGL
- the LOC114370666 gene encoding putative F-box/FBD/LRR-repeat protein At1g78760 isoform X3, encoding MPKTCLITRLISLRWWKHIWVAVHPHTIENLSFISQLVSMEEGKETKGKLTTEPKIERTSEEERDRLSELPDFVLLHIMNFIYTKDALRTCILSKRWKDLWKHLTTLSFYQSSLFNERRVVNFNKFVSQVLSCRDGSISLINVRLDIFESIGSQLLNRIMKYAVLHNVQQLTMYIPFYYGKISTYLDPIIFSCQSLTYLELHNISCWPPLELPKSLQLPALKTLRLSRVLFTATDNVCAEPFTTCNLLNTLVLNDCFLHNDAKILFISNSNLSSLKLNNLKIRDTFQHKVVLSTPNLSSLTVCIFGASSLSIQPLSSTCNLSCLEEGTIDIATDISHPVLIGWLQVFTNVKILTLSYETLKLILKDPSLLVLPITIEAKLDQAWSGITIINTIREAYDLHVMGILCDAY